The proteins below come from a single Caulobacter segnis ATCC 21756 genomic window:
- the fliE gene encoding flagellar hook-basal body complex protein FliE: protein MITALAAAKAYATSGAMGVGSVGSIGGGQKNGLDFGDILKSAMTDAAKASKVAEHKIADQVAGKAELVDVVTAISSAEASLETVMSVRDQVISAYQEIMRMPI, encoded by the coding sequence ATGATCACCGCGCTCGCCGCCGCCAAGGCCTACGCCACCTCCGGCGCCATGGGCGTCGGCTCCGTCGGTTCGATCGGCGGGGGCCAGAAGAATGGTCTCGACTTCGGCGACATCCTGAAGTCCGCCATGACCGACGCCGCCAAGGCCTCGAAGGTCGCCGAACACAAGATCGCCGACCAGGTGGCCGGCAAGGCCGAACTGGTCGACGTGGTCACGGCCATCAGCTCGGCCGAGGCCAGCCTGGAGACGGTGATGTCCGTCCGCGACCAGGTGATCTCGGCCTACCAGGAAATCATGCGGATGCCGATCTAG
- the flgC gene encoding flagellar basal body rod protein FlgC has translation MPEIKSQSMAAMAVAASALRAQQGRMRVIAENIANANSTATTAGGDPYRRQLPIFRPTKVQGAEGVQMVRVDPDQSDFKTEYDPGNPAADANGYVKLPNVNSLVEALDMKEAQRAYEANLNVIETARVMESRTLDILKK, from the coding sequence ATGCCGGAGATCAAATCGCAATCGATGGCGGCCATGGCCGTGGCGGCGTCCGCGCTTCGCGCCCAGCAGGGCCGCATGCGGGTCATCGCCGAGAACATCGCCAACGCCAACTCGACGGCGACGACGGCCGGCGGCGACCCTTATCGCCGGCAACTGCCGATCTTCCGGCCGACCAAGGTCCAGGGCGCCGAGGGCGTCCAGATGGTCCGCGTCGATCCCGACCAGAGTGACTTCAAGACCGAGTACGACCCCGGCAATCCGGCCGCCGACGCCAATGGCTACGTCAAGCTGCCCAACGTCAACTCGCTGGTCGAGGCGCTGGACATGAAGGAGGCGCAGCGCGCCTACGAAGCCAACCTCAATGTCATCGAGACGGCGCGCGTCATGGAATCGCGCACCCTCGACATCCTCAAGAAGTAG
- the flgB gene encoding flagellar basal body rod protein FlgB → MGPDDIPLFGMLKSRLGYLTERQRLVAQNVANADTAGYRPQDLKQFSFQASLMNQTSGAVYRGGVAAPTNGVRMIATSASHLAPSNAPSAWRATAGADSETTLDGNAVSLEDQMIKMTNARMNYDAAISFYQKSMTMLRMAARKPNG, encoded by the coding sequence ATGGGTCCGGATGACATCCCTCTCTTCGGCATGCTCAAGAGCCGCCTCGGTTATCTGACCGAGCGCCAGAGGCTTGTCGCCCAGAACGTGGCCAACGCCGACACCGCCGGCTATCGCCCGCAGGACCTCAAGCAGTTCAGTTTCCAGGCTTCGCTGATGAACCAGACGTCGGGCGCGGTCTATCGCGGCGGCGTCGCCGCGCCGACCAACGGGGTGCGGATGATCGCAACCTCGGCCTCGCACCTGGCGCCGTCAAACGCGCCGAGCGCCTGGCGGGCGACGGCCGGCGCCGATTCGGAAACCACGCTCGACGGCAACGCCGTGTCGCTCGAGGACCAGATGATCAAGATGACCAACGCGCGCATGAACTACGACGCGGCGATCAGCTTCTACCAGAAGTCCATGACCATGCTGCGCATGGCGGCGCGCAAGCCGAACGGCTGA
- a CDS encoding flagellar biosynthetic protein FliO: protein MPVIEFIRALAALAITLGLIGLAAWALRKFGPDAVGRMIAARQDRRLKIVESLALDPTRRLLVVSLDGEERLVLLGDGKLLDWTPAACPTDSMSVSAPEPVA, encoded by the coding sequence ATGCCCGTCATCGAATTCATCCGCGCCCTGGCCGCGCTGGCGATCACCCTGGGGCTGATCGGCCTAGCCGCCTGGGCCCTGCGCAAGTTCGGTCCCGACGCCGTCGGCCGGATGATCGCCGCGCGTCAGGATCGCCGCCTGAAGATCGTCGAGAGCCTGGCGCTGGATCCTACCCGCCGCCTGCTGGTGGTCAGCCTGGACGGCGAGGAGCGCCTCGTCCTGTTGGGCGACGGCAAGCTGCTGGACTGGACGCCCGCCGCCTGCCCGACCGATTCCATGTCCGTTTCCGCTCCGGAGCCCGTGGCCTGA
- the fliP gene encoding flagellar type III secretion system pore protein FliP (The bacterial flagellar biogenesis protein FliP forms a type III secretion system (T3SS)-type pore required for flagellar assembly.), giving the protein MMRDLIKSLTGAKPEDLRRAAIISVLAAIACAVMPAAAMAQSAVNINLGTGAGLTDRVVQLVALMTVLSLAPSIVIMTTSFVRIVVVLGLLRTAIGVQSSPPNPVIISLALFLTAIVMGPTFERSYDAGIKPLLDKQIELPEAFDAASGPVKQFMLSQVDRDDLALFVRLSKIPQPKTAEDTPIKVVTPAFMISELKRAFEIGFLLFIPFLVIDLVVASVLMSMGMMMLPPATISLPFKLIFFVLVDGWRLVAGSLVESFQRGGAG; this is encoded by the coding sequence CTGATGCGCGACCTGATCAAATCCCTGACGGGCGCCAAGCCGGAAGACCTGCGGCGCGCCGCGATCATCTCGGTGCTGGCCGCCATCGCGTGCGCGGTCATGCCGGCCGCGGCCATGGCCCAGTCGGCGGTGAACATCAATCTGGGCACCGGCGCCGGTCTCACCGACCGGGTCGTGCAGCTGGTCGCCCTGATGACAGTGCTGTCCCTGGCGCCGTCGATCGTGATCATGACCACCTCGTTCGTCCGGATCGTGGTGGTGCTGGGCCTGCTGCGCACCGCCATCGGCGTGCAGTCGAGCCCGCCTAACCCGGTGATCATCAGCCTGGCGCTGTTCCTGACCGCCATCGTCATGGGCCCGACCTTCGAGCGCTCATACGACGCCGGCATCAAGCCGCTGCTGGACAAGCAGATCGAGCTGCCGGAGGCCTTCGACGCCGCCAGCGGTCCGGTGAAGCAGTTCATGCTGAGCCAGGTCGATCGCGACGATCTCGCCCTGTTCGTCCGCCTGTCCAAGATCCCGCAGCCGAAGACCGCCGAGGACACGCCGATCAAGGTCGTCACGCCCGCCTTCATGATCTCGGAGCTGAAGCGCGCCTTCGAGATCGGCTTCCTGCTTTTCATCCCCTTCCTGGTCATCGACCTGGTCGTCGCCAGCGTGCTGATGAGCATGGGCATGATGATGCTGCCCCCAGCGACGATCAGTCTTCCGTTCAAGCTGATATTCTTCGTGCTAGTGGACGGCTGGCGACTCGTCGCCGGCAGCCTCGTCGAGAGCTTCCAGCGCGGCGGGGCGGGTTAG
- a CDS encoding ribokinase, whose protein sequence is MTVFVLGSINLDAVARVDDLPRPGETVAGRSLELFLGGKGANQAVAAARMGAPTRLMGAVGQDDSGASLKTKLMGYGVQVSDVLELADAPTGQAHVWVSASGENMIVVTAGANALVTPQQVAGATLEGQRILLCQLETPPTAIEALFRAGAAKGALRILNAAPALPQGAALFPLTDILILNQTELATYAKLDHEPVRLEEVSLAARKLMSRPDQTIIVTLGATGVAGVRRDEAFLVEGRKVKAIDTVGAGDCFCGALAAALAANMDLRDAVEMANAAAALSVQKSGAAPSMPNRREVEAFLER, encoded by the coding sequence ATGACGGTATTTGTTCTCGGCTCCATCAATCTAGACGCGGTCGCGCGGGTCGATGACCTGCCGCGCCCAGGCGAGACCGTGGCCGGTCGCTCGCTGGAGCTGTTCCTGGGCGGCAAGGGCGCCAACCAGGCGGTGGCCGCGGCCCGGATGGGCGCACCCACCCGCCTGATGGGCGCGGTCGGCCAGGACGACAGCGGCGCCAGCCTGAAGACCAAGCTCATGGGCTACGGCGTCCAGGTCAGCGACGTGCTCGAGCTGGCCGACGCGCCCACGGGCCAGGCTCACGTCTGGGTCAGCGCCAGCGGCGAGAACATGATCGTCGTCACCGCCGGCGCCAACGCCCTGGTGACGCCCCAGCAGGTGGCGGGCGCGACGCTGGAGGGGCAACGGATCCTGCTCTGCCAACTGGAGACCCCGCCGACCGCGATCGAGGCGCTCTTCCGCGCGGGCGCGGCCAAGGGCGCGTTGCGCATTCTGAACGCCGCTCCGGCCTTGCCGCAGGGCGCGGCGCTGTTCCCGCTGACCGACATCCTGATCCTGAACCAGACCGAACTGGCGACTTACGCCAAGCTGGACCACGAGCCGGTGCGCCTGGAGGAAGTCTCCCTCGCCGCGCGCAAGCTGATGAGCCGCCCGGACCAGACCATCATCGTCACCCTCGGCGCGACGGGCGTCGCGGGCGTCCGACGCGACGAGGCCTTCCTGGTCGAGGGCCGAAAGGTCAAGGCGATCGACACGGTGGGCGCGGGCGACTGCTTCTGCGGCGCGCTGGCCGCGGCCCTGGCCGCCAACATGGACCTGCGCGACGCGGTCGAGATGGCGAACGCGGCGGCGGCCTTGTCGGTGCAGAAGTCGGGCGCGGCGCCGTCCATGCCGAACCGGCGCGAGGTCGAGGCTTTTCTGGAGCGCTAG
- the mopJ gene encoding motility/cell cycle regulatory protein MopJ, translated as MKMSAQLSASATAARAHQEMFAYWASLRRGAGLPGRVDLHPSSMKRLLPTVSLIDVVREPRDYRLRLAGTGLYGVYGREITGKSLSEVYNTAAADYWRKELDKVVDDRRPGVGVHSLAWRGAPHMSILWLRLPLASNGKDVDMILGYDAIVGAQAESSSGIRAA; from the coding sequence CTGAAGATGTCCGCGCAATTGAGCGCATCCGCTACCGCGGCGCGCGCTCACCAGGAGATGTTCGCCTATTGGGCGTCCCTCCGCCGGGGGGCTGGTCTCCCGGGACGCGTGGACCTGCACCCGTCCAGCATGAAGCGCCTGCTGCCGACCGTCAGCCTGATCGATGTCGTGCGCGAGCCGCGCGACTACCGCCTGCGGCTGGCCGGCACCGGTCTTTACGGCGTCTATGGTCGGGAGATCACGGGCAAGAGCCTGTCGGAGGTCTACAACACCGCCGCGGCCGACTACTGGCGCAAGGAACTGGACAAGGTGGTCGACGACCGCCGTCCGGGCGTCGGTGTCCACAGCCTGGCCTGGCGCGGCGCGCCGCACATGTCGATCCTGTGGCTGCGCCTGCCGCTGGCCAGCAACGGCAAGGACGTCGACATGATCCTCGGCTACGACGCGATCGTCGGCGCCCAGGCCGAGAGCAGCTCCGGCATCCGCGCCGCTTAG
- a CDS encoding Ros/MucR family transcriptional regulator encodes MEDQSDLIEMTAGIVSAYVGNNVVATADLPALIKQVHQALATVGSPAAEPPAPPKEPAVPIKRSITPDYLICLEDGRKFKSLKRHLRTKYDMTPEDYRAKWGLPKDYPMVAPNYAEARSNLAKQMGLGQGGRKPARKGK; translated from the coding sequence ATGGAAGATCAATCCGATCTGATTGAGATGACGGCGGGTATTGTCTCCGCCTATGTCGGCAACAACGTGGTCGCGACCGCTGACTTGCCTGCTCTGATCAAGCAAGTGCACCAAGCTCTGGCCACCGTGGGCTCGCCGGCCGCCGAACCGCCCGCGCCCCCCAAGGAGCCCGCGGTTCCGATCAAGCGCTCGATCACGCCGGACTATCTGATCTGTCTGGAAGACGGTCGCAAGTTCAAGTCGCTGAAGCGCCACCTGCGCACCAAGTACGACATGACCCCCGAAGACTATCGGGCCAAGTGGGGTCTGCCCAAGGATTACCCGATGGTCGCCCCGAACTACGCCGAGGCGCGTTCGAACCTGGCCAAGCAGATGGGCCTGGGCCAAGGCGGCCGCAAGCCGGCGCGCAAGGGCAAATAG
- a CDS encoding DUF2336 domain-containing protein yields the protein MSERAPIPLPEESRTEASALRARATLLKRLADVVCLPASRINAFERAMTSDLLVELLRDASLVERERVAQRLALMGDPPGPLARVLLRDTLSVARPLLEEAAQLSDADLIACLYQAGPEHRRLIALRRGVSEIVTDALIDMDEEPVAEALLRNDLARLSHHGVEHLVATSRDAPHLAPLLLRRAELRPSHAYVLFWWADAETRLSILQRFAIARDILEEAVEDLLDAAAPGPDDALSGKALDFIGRRQRNPEAARKSPFGSLEAAVAAAEAELTPEIGEEISYLAGLKPVTGAKIFTDPGGEPLAMLCKAAGLPRTALRALWRGLRRQDVDRSGATDHALERALIVYDALSVDRAQTVLRYWNWSMTSGLSPALLKALRQDDESAIDEYSKPHRPALLALSRDFGR from the coding sequence ATGAGCGAACGGGCGCCGATTCCGCTGCCGGAAGAGTCGCGGACAGAGGCGTCCGCGTTGCGCGCCCGCGCGACTTTGCTCAAGCGCCTCGCCGACGTGGTCTGCCTGCCCGCCAGCCGGATCAACGCCTTCGAGCGGGCCATGACCAGCGACCTTTTGGTGGAGCTGCTGCGCGACGCCAGCCTGGTCGAGCGTGAGCGCGTGGCCCAGCGCCTGGCGCTGATGGGCGATCCGCCCGGGCCTTTGGCGCGCGTGCTGCTGCGGGACACGCTGTCGGTGGCGCGACCGCTGCTTGAGGAGGCCGCGCAACTCAGCGACGCCGACCTGATCGCCTGTCTCTACCAGGCCGGTCCGGAGCATCGCCGCCTGATCGCCCTGCGACGCGGCGTCAGTGAGATCGTCACGGACGCCCTGATCGACATGGACGAGGAGCCCGTGGCCGAAGCGTTGCTGCGCAACGACCTGGCGCGGCTCAGCCACCATGGCGTCGAGCACCTGGTCGCGACCAGCCGCGACGCGCCGCATCTGGCCCCGCTATTGCTGCGGCGGGCGGAGCTGCGGCCCAGCCACGCCTATGTCCTCTTCTGGTGGGCCGACGCCGAGACGCGCCTCAGCATCCTGCAGCGTTTCGCCATCGCCCGGGACATTCTGGAGGAAGCGGTCGAAGACCTGCTCGACGCCGCGGCGCCCGGGCCGGACGACGCCCTGTCGGGCAAGGCGCTCGACTTCATCGGCCGCCGCCAGCGCAACCCTGAGGCCGCGCGCAAGAGCCCGTTCGGTAGCCTGGAGGCCGCGGTCGCCGCGGCCGAGGCGGAGCTGACGCCGGAGATCGGCGAGGAGATCTCCTACCTGGCGGGGCTGAAACCCGTCACGGGGGCCAAGATCTTCACCGACCCGGGCGGGGAGCCGCTCGCCATGCTGTGCAAGGCCGCCGGTCTGCCGAGGACGGCGTTGCGCGCCCTGTGGCGGGGCCTGCGGCGGCAAGACGTTGATCGCAGCGGCGCGACCGATCACGCCTTGGAGCGAGCGCTGATCGTATACGACGCGCTGTCGGTGGATCGCGCCCAGACGGTGCTGCGCTACTGGAACTGGTCGATGACCTCTGGTCTCTCGCCAGCGTTGTTAAAAGCCCTCCGACAAGACGATGAAAGCGCGATAGACGAATACTCGAAGCCTCATCGGCCCGCGTTGTTAGCGCTGTCTCGCGATTTCGGGCGTTAA
- a CDS encoding crotonase/enoyl-CoA hydratase family protein: MSKPTFETLLYDVEDGIATITLNRPDRMNAFTARMMKDLIEVFDVTDADDAVKAVIVTGAGRAFCAGADLGGGGATFDRSSPQAVEREEGKVGDVYRDGGGRVTLRMYDSLKPIIGAINGAAVGVGVTMQLPMDIRMASTEAKFGFVFARRGINPEAASSWFLPRLVGLQTALEWCYTGRVFLAQEALERGLVRSLHAPDELLPAARALAREIVDNTAPVSVAITRQLLWRMAGASHPMEAHKADSRAIQSRGASGDAKEGVTSFLEKRAPVYPNKVSADLPDIWPEWVDPEFR, encoded by the coding sequence ATGTCGAAGCCGACTTTCGAGACCCTGCTGTACGACGTCGAGGATGGGATCGCGACGATCACCCTGAACCGTCCTGACCGGATGAACGCCTTCACCGCGCGGATGATGAAGGACCTGATCGAGGTGTTCGACGTCACCGACGCCGACGACGCGGTCAAGGCCGTGATCGTGACCGGCGCGGGCCGGGCCTTCTGCGCGGGCGCGGACCTCGGCGGCGGCGGCGCCACCTTCGACCGCAGCTCGCCTCAGGCGGTGGAGCGTGAAGAGGGCAAGGTCGGCGACGTCTACCGCGACGGCGGCGGACGGGTGACCCTGCGCATGTACGACAGTCTCAAGCCCATCATCGGCGCGATCAACGGCGCGGCGGTGGGGGTGGGCGTCACCATGCAGCTGCCGATGGATATCCGCATGGCCTCGACCGAAGCCAAGTTCGGCTTCGTCTTCGCGCGCCGGGGGATCAATCCGGAAGCGGCTTCCTCGTGGTTCCTGCCACGCCTGGTCGGCCTGCAGACAGCGCTGGAGTGGTGCTACACCGGCCGCGTCTTCCTGGCCCAGGAGGCCCTTGAGCGGGGCCTCGTCCGTTCGCTGCACGCGCCCGACGAGTTGCTGCCCGCCGCTCGCGCTCTGGCCCGCGAGATCGTCGACAACACCGCCCCGGTCTCGGTGGCCATCACCCGTCAGTTGCTCTGGCGGATGGCCGGGGCCTCGCACCCCATGGAAGCGCACAAGGCCGACAGCCGGGCGATCCAGTCGCGCGGGGCCTCGGGCGACGCCAAGGAGGGCGTGACCTCGTTCCTCGAGAAGCGCGCGCCGGTCTATCCGAACAAGGTCTCGGCGGACCTGCCCGACATCTGGCCCGAGTGGGTCGACCCGGAGTTCCGCTAG
- a CDS encoding cytochrome P450 has translation MDLISQTVVDGVAGPGTPPTYPTLEGVDLADIFRFTKGQPWADFARMRREAPVMWHREPFDGPGFWALTRYEDVHRVNGDPEAFSSQRGGILMSMGAPEKRHALLFRASMDTMINMDAPHHLQLRREHMPYFTPAYLRGLTERVKGEVTRLLDEMEPKLAGGAAIDMVEHFSSVLPLFTLCEILGVPPEDRPKFLTWMHYLERAQDLAVQQANAPLQPTLELMQFVMDFNNNVEEMFEYGRTMLHKRRQDPKEDLMTAIARAQVDGEVLSDEYLDGSWLLIVFAGNDTTRNTLSGAMKLLTEFPEQKQQLIADPSLLPGAVDEFIRMVSPVIYMRRTATRDVEVNGQRIREGEKVIMYYGAANRDPAMFENPDQLDVTRANAGKHIAFGYGPHTCVGKRVAQIQLEEAYRQILARFPDLNWTGDIEIAPNNFVHAISKLGVKRG, from the coding sequence ATGGACCTGATCAGCCAGACGGTGGTGGATGGCGTGGCCGGACCCGGGACGCCCCCGACCTACCCGACGCTAGAGGGCGTCGACCTAGCCGACATCTTCCGCTTCACCAAGGGCCAGCCCTGGGCCGACTTCGCCCGGATGAGGCGTGAGGCCCCGGTCATGTGGCACCGGGAGCCGTTCGACGGGCCGGGCTTCTGGGCCCTCACGCGCTACGAGGACGTGCACCGGGTCAACGGCGATCCCGAGGCCTTCTCGTCCCAGCGCGGTGGTATCCTGATGTCGATGGGCGCGCCGGAAAAACGCCACGCGCTGCTGTTCCGCGCTTCGATGGACACCATGATCAACATGGACGCGCCGCATCACCTGCAGCTGCGCCGCGAGCACATGCCCTACTTCACGCCGGCCTATCTGCGGGGCCTGACCGAGCGGGTGAAGGGCGAGGTCACGCGGCTGCTGGACGAGATGGAGCCCAAGCTGGCGGGCGGCGCGGCGATCGACATGGTCGAGCACTTCTCGTCGGTGCTGCCGCTGTTCACGCTGTGCGAGATCCTGGGCGTGCCGCCCGAGGACCGCCCCAAGTTCCTGACCTGGATGCACTACCTGGAGCGCGCCCAGGACCTGGCGGTCCAGCAGGCCAACGCGCCGCTGCAGCCGACGCTGGAGCTCATGCAGTTCGTCATGGACTTCAACAACAACGTCGAGGAGATGTTCGAGTACGGCCGGACCATGCTGCACAAGCGGCGGCAGGATCCGAAGGAAGACCTGATGACCGCCATCGCGCGGGCCCAGGTCGATGGCGAGGTTCTGTCGGACGAATATCTGGACGGCTCGTGGCTGCTGATCGTCTTCGCCGGCAACGACACCACGCGCAACACCCTGTCCGGCGCGATGAAGCTGCTGACCGAGTTCCCCGAGCAGAAGCAGCAGCTGATCGCCGATCCCTCGCTGCTGCCCGGCGCGGTCGACGAGTTCATCCGCATGGTCAGCCCCGTGATCTACATGCGCCGCACCGCGACCCGCGATGTCGAGGTCAACGGTCAACGGATCCGCGAGGGCGAGAAGGTCATCATGTACTACGGCGCGGCCAACCGCGATCCGGCGATGTTCGAGAACCCCGACCAGTTGGACGTCACCCGCGCCAACGCCGGCAAGCACATCGCCTTCGGCTACGGCCCGCACACCTGCGTCGGCAAGCGCGTGGCGCAGATCCAGCTGGAGGAGGCCTACCGCCAGATCCTGGCGCGGTTCCCAGATTTGAACTGGACCGGGGACATCGAGATCGCCCCGAACAACTTCGTGCACGCGATCAGCAAGCTGGGCGTGAAGCGGGGCTGA
- a CDS encoding GMC family oxidoreductase → MTGIIEADYVIVGAGSAGCVLAARLSEGGKFKVVLLEAGGDDRPTKNLSQFASNLMIHIPVGYSSTLKDPKVNWLYTTEPDPGTGGRSHVWPRGKVLGGSSSINGLLYIRGQHADYDGWRQLGCAGWGWDDVAPYFRRAEHQERGACDWHATGGPLNVSDVTTKHPVSDAVIKACEQAGIPRNDDVNAGSQEGATYYQLTVKNGQRCSAAVAYLHPAMNRPNLQVETNALAGRILFEGKRAVGVEFRQNGQKRVAMAKAEVILAGGAINSPQLLQLSGVGPGELLNRHGIEVVADLPGVGENLQDHYVMSVRYRLKAGVVSVNEQSKGGRLAGEALKYLFQRKGLLTLSAAHIAAFCKSRPDLSGPDIQFHILPATMDLDKLVNEQKMELEAAPGLTIAPCQLRPESRGHIRIKSPDPSVYPAIFANYLADPLDQEVAVAGLKWARKIGEAPALSPFVDHEMDPGAAVASDVQLLEYARLAGSTIYHPVGTCQMGHGPMAVVDDQLRVRGLEGLRVVDASVMPRLVSGNTNAPTIMIAEKASDMILGRAALSAAA, encoded by the coding sequence ATGACCGGGATCATCGAGGCCGACTACGTGATCGTGGGCGCGGGATCGGCGGGCTGCGTGCTGGCCGCCCGTCTGTCCGAGGGCGGCAAGTTCAAGGTCGTGCTGCTGGAGGCCGGCGGCGACGACCGCCCGACCAAGAACCTCTCGCAGTTCGCCTCGAACCTGATGATCCACATCCCGGTCGGCTACTCGTCGACGCTGAAGGATCCCAAGGTCAACTGGCTTTACACCACCGAACCCGACCCCGGCACTGGCGGCCGCAGCCACGTCTGGCCGCGCGGCAAGGTGCTGGGCGGCTCGTCCTCGATCAACGGCCTGCTCTACATCCGCGGCCAGCACGCCGACTACGACGGCTGGCGGCAGTTGGGCTGCGCGGGCTGGGGTTGGGACGATGTCGCGCCGTACTTCCGCCGGGCCGAGCACCAGGAGCGCGGGGCCTGCGACTGGCACGCCACCGGCGGGCCGCTGAACGTCTCGGACGTGACGACCAAGCATCCGGTGTCGGACGCCGTCATCAAGGCCTGCGAACAGGCCGGCATCCCGCGCAACGACGACGTCAACGCCGGCAGCCAGGAAGGCGCGACCTACTACCAGCTGACGGTCAAGAACGGCCAGCGCTGCTCGGCGGCGGTGGCCTATCTGCACCCGGCGATGAACCGGCCAAACCTCCAGGTCGAGACCAACGCCCTGGCCGGCCGCATCCTGTTCGAGGGCAAGCGGGCGGTCGGCGTCGAGTTCCGCCAGAACGGTCAGAAGCGCGTCGCCATGGCCAAGGCCGAAGTGATCCTGGCCGGCGGCGCGATCAACTCGCCCCAGCTGCTGCAGCTGTCGGGCGTCGGGCCCGGCGAGCTGCTGAACCGTCACGGGATCGAGGTCGTCGCCGACCTGCCCGGCGTCGGGGAGAACCTGCAGGACCACTACGTGATGAGCGTGCGCTACCGTCTCAAGGCGGGCGTGGTCTCGGTCAACGAGCAGAGCAAGGGCGGCCGCCTGGCGGGCGAGGCGCTGAAGTATCTCTTCCAGCGCAAGGGCCTGCTGACCCTGTCGGCCGCCCACATCGCCGCCTTCTGCAAGTCGCGTCCCGACCTCTCGGGACCGGACATCCAGTTCCACATCCTGCCGGCGACCATGGACCTCGATAAGCTGGTCAACGAGCAGAAGATGGAGCTGGAGGCCGCGCCGGGCCTGACCATCGCGCCCTGTCAGCTGCGTCCGGAAAGCCGCGGCCACATCCGCATCAAGTCGCCCGACCCCAGCGTCTATCCCGCCATCTTCGCCAACTACCTGGCCGATCCGCTGGACCAGGAGGTCGCGGTCGCGGGCCTGAAGTGGGCGCGCAAGATCGGCGAGGCGCCGGCGCTTTCGCCTTTTGTCGACCACGAGATGGACCCCGGCGCGGCCGTCGCCAGCGACGTCCAGTTGCTGGAGTACGCGCGGCTGGCGGGCTCGACCATCTACCACCCGGTCGGCACCTGCCAGATGGGCCACGGACCGATGGCGGTCGTCGACGATCAGCTGCGCGTGCGAGGCCTGGAAGGCCTGCGCGTGGTCGACGCCTCGGTCATGCCGCGCCTGGTTTCCGGCAACACCAACGCCCCCACCATCATGATCGCGGAGAAGGCCTCGGACATGATCCTGGGTCGCGCCGCCCTTTCCGCCGCCGCCTGA